The Chiloscyllium punctatum isolate Juve2018m chromosome 28, sChiPun1.3, whole genome shotgun sequence genome includes a region encoding these proteins:
- the LOC140454036 gene encoding uncharacterized protein isoform X2 yields MDSTGSKASRESIEGFSSEEDGDCDVFLSDSDSDRASKDVAPCRARPMGLPLRDQSAFVGVGTASASKVPSPGPQAFIPHPMSASHLKKPLENIYFASAPVWPCQSLPGSASLGRAWKLSLDGVSQYPQRFLSRGLKRRREWDVSKQQGTALSEKMPRVKTRGDLLFAQKCKELQVFIRPLTILLDGLKTGRYNKGLTSFQQSVAMDRIQRIVGVLQKPGMGERYLGTLLQVEMMLKVWFPHVTMATPGTEGSGPTGSGCNARKFRTGSSETSSSWESLSPSSSRRQSFSDSGPQDQAGTSSSSGSWEERPELREGPAEGVACYDDPGGRSDRSQTLQCLTLVMQDSPELPSSTRSGTLWSVQGAWASTVRTPTSQRRPGRSSSAPPCLPTNHSSATSLPLVLSCDSIVLLDLSEAYVRWSQK; encoded by the exons ATGGATTCAACCGGAAGTAAAGCTTCTCGAGAATCCATTGAGGGGTTCAGCAGCGAGGAAGACGGGGACTGCGACGTCTTCCTTTCCGACAGTGACTCTGACAGAGCCTCCAAGGATGTTGCCCCCTGCAGGGCCAGGCCAATGGGGCTCCCTCTCCGTGATCAGTCTGCCTTTGTCGGCGTGGGCACGGCCTCTGCCAGCAAGGTACCCTCGCCCGGGCCTCAAGCCTTCATCCCTCACCCCATGTCGGCCTCCCACCTCAAGAAGCCACTGGAGAATATCTATTTTGCCTCGGCCCCTGTGTGGCCGTGCCAGTCTCTGCCGGGTAGCGCCAGTCTGGGCCGAGCATGGAAGCTCTCCCTCGACGGTGTTAGTCAGTACCCCCAGAGGTTTCTAAGCAGGGGTCTGAAGCGGAGAAGGGAATGGGATGTGTCCAAGCAGCAGGGGACTGCCCTGAGTGAAAAGATGCCTCGCGTCAAGACAAGAGGAGACCTACTTTTTGCGCAGAAG TGTAAGGAACTCCAGGTGTTTATCCGGCCACTGACTATCCTCCTTGATGGACTAAAGACCGGACGGTACAACAAAG GTCTCACCAGTTTTCAGCAGAGCGTTGCTATGGACCGGATCCAGAGGATCGTAGGTGTTCTGCAGAAGCCAGGAATGGG GGAGCGTTACTTAGGCACACTACTTCAAGTGGAAATGATGCTGAAGGTTTGGTTCCCTCACGTCACCATGGCAACACCGGGCACTGAAGGCTCTGGGCCTACAGGAAGTGGATGCAATGCAAGAAAG TTTCGGACCGGGTCATCGGAGACCAGTTCCTCGTGGGAGTCGCTTTCTCCTTCCTCGTCCCGAAGACAATCGTTCAGTGATAGTGGCCCCCAGGATCAAGCGGGTACCTCATCGTCATCCGGGAGCTGGGAGGAGAGGCCTGAGCTCCGGGAAGGTCCAGCAGAAGGGGTCGCTTGTTATGATGACCCAGGAGGACGGTCTGACCGCTCCCAAACCCTGCAGTGTCTCACTTTGGTCATGCAGGACAGCCCAGAACTCCCCTCCTCCACTCGCTCTGGCACTCTCTGGTCGGTCCAGGGGGCCTGGGCTTCCACCGTCAGGACCCCAACCAGCCAGAGACGTCCAGGCAGGAGCAGCAGTGCGCCCCCATGCCTCCCCACCAACCACAGCAGTGCCACATCCTTGCCCCTTGTCTTGTCATGCGATTCCATTGTGCTGTTGGATCTGTCAGAGGCTTACGTGCGATGGAGCCAGAAATAG
- the mrps21 gene encoding small ribosomal subunit protein bS21m, with product MAAHARFVARTVMVQGGDVDAAYRTLTRILTTDGIIDEAKRRRYYEKPCRKRIRENYETCRRIYNMEMARKLTFLMRKNRQDPWLGC from the exons ATGGCGGCTCACGCTCGCTTCGTGGCGCGGACGGTGATGGTTCAGGGCGGCGACGTGGATGCGGCTTACAGGACCCTGACCCG GATCCTGACCACAGACGGGATCATTGACGAAGCGAAGAGGCGACGCTACTATGAGAAGCCTTGCCGAAAACGCATCCGAGAGAATTATGAGACCTGCCGACGCATCTACAACATGGAGATGGCCAGGAAGCTGACCTTCCTGATGAGGAAGAACCGTCAGGACCCTTGGCTGGGCTGTTAG
- the LOC140454036 gene encoding uncharacterized protein isoform X1, with protein MDSTGSKASRESIEGFSSEEDGDCDVFLSDSDSDRASKDVAPCRARPMGLPLRDQSAFVGVGTASASKVPSPGPQAFIPHPMSASHLKKPLENIYFASAPVWPCQSLPGSASLGRAWKLSLDGVSQYPQRFLSRGLKRRREWDVSKQQGTALSEKMPRVKTRGDLLFAQKCKELQVFIRPLTILLDGLKTGRYNKGLTSFQQSVAMDRIQRIVGVLQKPGMGERYLGTLLQVEMMLKVWFPHVTMATPGTEGSGPTGSGCNARKQFRTGSSETSSSWESLSPSSSRRQSFSDSGPQDQAGTSSSSGSWEERPELREGPAEGVACYDDPGGRSDRSQTLQCLTLVMQDSPELPSSTRSGTLWSVQGAWASTVRTPTSQRRPGRSSSAPPCLPTNHSSATSLPLVLSCDSIVLLDLSEAYVRWSQK; from the exons ATGGATTCAACCGGAAGTAAAGCTTCTCGAGAATCCATTGAGGGGTTCAGCAGCGAGGAAGACGGGGACTGCGACGTCTTCCTTTCCGACAGTGACTCTGACAGAGCCTCCAAGGATGTTGCCCCCTGCAGGGCCAGGCCAATGGGGCTCCCTCTCCGTGATCAGTCTGCCTTTGTCGGCGTGGGCACGGCCTCTGCCAGCAAGGTACCCTCGCCCGGGCCTCAAGCCTTCATCCCTCACCCCATGTCGGCCTCCCACCTCAAGAAGCCACTGGAGAATATCTATTTTGCCTCGGCCCCTGTGTGGCCGTGCCAGTCTCTGCCGGGTAGCGCCAGTCTGGGCCGAGCATGGAAGCTCTCCCTCGACGGTGTTAGTCAGTACCCCCAGAGGTTTCTAAGCAGGGGTCTGAAGCGGAGAAGGGAATGGGATGTGTCCAAGCAGCAGGGGACTGCCCTGAGTGAAAAGATGCCTCGCGTCAAGACAAGAGGAGACCTACTTTTTGCGCAGAAG TGTAAGGAACTCCAGGTGTTTATCCGGCCACTGACTATCCTCCTTGATGGACTAAAGACCGGACGGTACAACAAAG GTCTCACCAGTTTTCAGCAGAGCGTTGCTATGGACCGGATCCAGAGGATCGTAGGTGTTCTGCAGAAGCCAGGAATGGG GGAGCGTTACTTAGGCACACTACTTCAAGTGGAAATGATGCTGAAGGTTTGGTTCCCTCACGTCACCATGGCAACACCGGGCACTGAAGGCTCTGGGCCTACAGGAAGTGGATGCAATGCAAGAAAG CAGTTTCGGACCGGGTCATCGGAGACCAGTTCCTCGTGGGAGTCGCTTTCTCCTTCCTCGTCCCGAAGACAATCGTTCAGTGATAGTGGCCCCCAGGATCAAGCGGGTACCTCATCGTCATCCGGGAGCTGGGAGGAGAGGCCTGAGCTCCGGGAAGGTCCAGCAGAAGGGGTCGCTTGTTATGATGACCCAGGAGGACGGTCTGACCGCTCCCAAACCCTGCAGTGTCTCACTTTGGTCATGCAGGACAGCCCAGAACTCCCCTCCTCCACTCGCTCTGGCACTCTCTGGTCGGTCCAGGGGGCCTGGGCTTCCACCGTCAGGACCCCAACCAGCCAGAGACGTCCAGGCAGGAGCAGCAGTGCGCCCCCATGCCTCCCCACCAACCACAGCAGTGCCACATCCTTGCCCCTTGTCTTGTCATGCGATTCCATTGTGCTGTTGGATCTGTCAGAGGCTTACGTGCGATGGAGCCAGAAATAG